Proteins co-encoded in one Hymenobacter swuensis DY53 genomic window:
- a CDS encoding SDR family oxidoreductase, whose amino-acid sequence MTDLTNQVAIVTGASRGIGRAIALLLALQGAKVVAVARTAEELEELNAKTQGLAIPADVADEDDAQHIVTETLSRFGRLDILVCNAGVGSFNLLEHFDAAEWDRIFDVNVKGTFLLCKAVVPHFKAQGRGHIVGITSDVSKRTFEHGTAYGASKFAQDALLASLRKEVRPHGVKVSTIYPGLVDTYFNDSRPGSLDAEKTHLKPSDVAQAVRYVLEAPAHVVIDELMLHPITQEW is encoded by the coding sequence ATGACCGACCTCACCAACCAAGTAGCCATTGTAACGGGTGCCAGCCGGGGCATCGGCCGCGCTATTGCCCTGCTGCTGGCCCTGCAAGGAGCCAAAGTGGTAGCCGTAGCCCGCACCGCTGAGGAACTGGAAGAGCTCAACGCCAAAACCCAGGGACTGGCCATTCCGGCCGACGTGGCCGATGAGGACGACGCCCAGCATATCGTCACAGAAACCCTCAGCCGCTTCGGCCGACTGGATATTCTGGTGTGTAATGCCGGCGTAGGCTCCTTCAACCTGCTGGAACACTTCGACGCCGCCGAGTGGGACCGTATTTTCGACGTGAACGTGAAGGGTACGTTTCTGCTCTGCAAAGCCGTGGTACCCCACTTCAAGGCCCAGGGCCGGGGCCACATCGTGGGCATCACCTCCGATGTGAGCAAACGCACCTTCGAGCACGGCACGGCTTACGGGGCCAGCAAGTTTGCTCAGGATGCCCTGCTGGCCTCGCTGCGCAAGGAAGTACGGCCCCACGGCGTGAAAGTCAGCACCATTTACCCCGGTCTGGTGGATACGTATTTCAACGACTCCCGCCCCGGCAGCCTCGACGCTGAGAAAACCCACCTCAAGCCCTCCGACGTGGCCCAGGCCGTGCGCTACGTGCTGGAAGCTCCGGCCCATGTAGTTATCGACGAGCTGATGCTACACCCAATAACGCAGGAATGGTAG
- a CDS encoding alpha-amylase family glycosyl hydrolase, whose amino-acid sequence MMTRLFGNKTAVNKPYGTLQENGVGKFNDITGPALQAIKKLGASHVWYTGVIEHATMTDYTKQGIALDDADVVKGRAGSPYAIKDYYDVNPDLAVDVKNRMREFEDLVKRTHDNGLKVIIDFVPNHVARTYKSDAHPAGVADLGEKDDKNVAFAPNNNFYYLPGKPFVVPAGYNPLGTLKGPREDGKFQENPAKATGNDVFSEAPKVDDWFETIKLNYGVDYQNGRKKHFEQTPDTWLKMRDILIFWAKKDVDGFRCDMAEMVPVEFWAWVIPELKKVNPKLVFIGEAYDAKTYKMYIEQGHFDYLYDKVGLYDGLRRLMRGEGTTEDITKVWKEESRGIANHMLRFLENHDEQRIASKDFAGNPRAAIPAMTVSATLATGPVMLYFGQDVGEPAHGSEGFSGEDGRTTIFDYWGVPEHQKWMNGGKFDGGRLSPEQRQLHDFYARLLTLTSQSDAIRRGRFYELQDANNLDAQYNQRQLYTYVRYTGKQKLLIVVNFSPDKTYRPTIRIPQNVMQLMGLNPQQFYTYSELLSQAPAVETLNLTLAPQSAYIFEINPKK is encoded by the coding sequence ATGATGACCCGCCTGTTCGGCAACAAAACCGCCGTGAACAAGCCCTACGGCACGCTCCAGGAAAACGGCGTGGGCAAGTTCAACGACATTACCGGCCCGGCCCTGCAGGCCATCAAAAAACTGGGAGCCAGCCACGTATGGTACACCGGCGTGATTGAGCACGCCACCATGACGGACTACACCAAACAAGGCATTGCCCTGGATGATGCCGACGTGGTGAAAGGCCGCGCCGGCTCGCCCTACGCCATCAAGGATTACTATGATGTGAACCCCGACCTGGCCGTGGACGTGAAAAACCGCATGCGGGAGTTCGAAGACCTGGTGAAGCGCACCCACGACAACGGCCTGAAAGTCATCATCGACTTCGTGCCCAACCACGTGGCCCGCACCTACAAGTCGGATGCCCACCCGGCGGGCGTGGCCGACCTGGGGGAGAAGGACGACAAGAACGTGGCCTTTGCGCCCAACAACAACTTCTACTACCTGCCCGGCAAGCCCTTTGTGGTGCCGGCCGGCTACAACCCACTGGGCACGCTGAAAGGCCCCCGCGAGGACGGCAAATTCCAGGAAAACCCCGCCAAAGCCACCGGCAACGACGTGTTTTCGGAAGCGCCCAAGGTGGACGACTGGTTTGAAACCATCAAGCTCAACTACGGCGTCGATTACCAGAACGGCCGCAAAAAGCACTTCGAGCAGACGCCCGATACCTGGCTGAAAATGCGCGACATCCTCATCTTCTGGGCCAAAAAGGACGTGGACGGCTTCCGCTGCGACATGGCCGAGATGGTGCCGGTAGAGTTCTGGGCCTGGGTGATTCCGGAGCTGAAAAAGGTGAACCCGAAGCTGGTGTTCATCGGCGAAGCCTACGATGCCAAGACGTACAAGATGTACATCGAGCAGGGCCACTTCGACTACCTCTACGACAAGGTGGGCCTCTACGACGGCCTGCGCCGCCTGATGCGCGGCGAGGGCACCACCGAGGATATCACTAAAGTCTGGAAGGAGGAAAGCCGCGGCATTGCCAATCATATGCTGCGCTTCCTGGAAAACCACGACGAGCAGCGCATTGCCAGCAAGGACTTCGCCGGCAACCCCCGCGCCGCCATTCCGGCCATGACGGTTTCGGCCACACTGGCTACCGGCCCGGTGATGCTGTACTTCGGGCAGGATGTGGGCGAGCCGGCCCACGGCTCGGAGGGCTTCTCGGGTGAGGACGGCCGCACCACCATTTTCGACTACTGGGGCGTGCCCGAGCACCAGAAATGGATGAACGGCGGCAAGTTCGATGGCGGCCGGCTTAGCCCCGAGCAGCGCCAGCTCCACGACTTCTACGCCCGCTTACTCACGCTCACCAGCCAGAGCGACGCCATCCGCCGCGGCCGTTTCTACGAGCTGCAGGACGCCAATAATCTGGATGCCCAGTACAACCAGCGCCAGCTGTACACCTACGTACGCTACACCGGGAAGCAAAAGCTGCTCATCGTGGTCAACTTCAGCCCCGATAAAACCTACCGGCCTACCATCCGGATTCCGCAGAATGTGATGCAGCTCATGGGCCTCAACCCCCAGCAGTTCTACACCTACTCGGAGTTGCTCAGCCAGGCCCCGGCCGTGGAAACCCTGAACCTCACCCTGGCTCCCCAAAGCGCCTACATCTTCGAAATCAACCCAAAAAAATAG
- a CDS encoding MFS transporter, whose amino-acid sequence MATSVAAAPPGTDNKPRLSFWQIWNMSFGFLGIQFGFALQNANVSRIFETLGGTEIALYWLAAPLTGMLVQPIIGYMSDRTWSPKWGRRRPFFLVGAVLASFALLVMPNVSALWMAVGMLWIMDSSINISMEPFRALVGDLLPSEQRTTGFAAQTFFIGVGAVVASMLPWMFTNWFGIANTAPAGQIPPSVKYAFYIGAAAFFTAVLWTVLTTREYPPADMAEFEAEKRRTAGFWNGIRESFGGIFHMPKTMAQLAIVQFFSWLALFSMWIYTTPAVTSHIYHTTDTTSKLYNEGADWVGVCFATYNGVSAVAALLLPFIARATSRRFTHLLCLVAGGLGLISIYFIQDPKMLLVSMIGVGIAWASILSVPYAMLAGALPANKMGYYMGVFNFFIVIPQVVAGLILGFFTKTVFGGEAVYTLILGGVSMIISGLLTLRVHDADDIRLPADATIQTSSSGYDTTVESDPRV is encoded by the coding sequence ATGGCAACCAGTGTAGCAGCCGCTCCCCCCGGCACCGATAACAAACCTCGCCTCAGCTTCTGGCAGATCTGGAATATGAGCTTTGGCTTCTTGGGCATCCAGTTCGGTTTCGCGTTGCAGAACGCCAACGTCAGCCGCATTTTCGAAACCCTGGGCGGTACCGAAATTGCCCTGTACTGGCTGGCTGCCCCGCTTACCGGCATGCTCGTGCAGCCCATCATCGGGTATATGTCGGACCGCACCTGGAGCCCGAAATGGGGCCGCCGCCGGCCGTTTTTCCTGGTGGGCGCAGTGCTGGCCTCATTTGCCTTGCTGGTGATGCCCAACGTATCCGCCCTGTGGATGGCTGTGGGCATGCTCTGGATTATGGACTCCAGCATTAACATCAGTATGGAGCCGTTTCGGGCGCTGGTAGGTGACTTGTTGCCGTCGGAGCAGCGTACCACGGGCTTCGCAGCCCAGACGTTCTTTATTGGGGTAGGTGCCGTGGTGGCATCCATGCTGCCCTGGATGTTTACCAACTGGTTTGGCATTGCCAATACGGCTCCGGCTGGTCAGATTCCGCCGTCGGTGAAGTATGCCTTCTACATCGGAGCAGCGGCCTTCTTCACGGCGGTGCTCTGGACGGTACTGACCACTAGAGAGTACCCACCGGCTGATATGGCCGAGTTTGAAGCCGAAAAGCGCCGTACTGCTGGTTTCTGGAACGGTATCCGCGAGTCGTTCGGTGGCATCTTCCACATGCCCAAAACAATGGCGCAACTGGCTATTGTACAGTTCTTCTCCTGGCTGGCGCTGTTTTCTATGTGGATTTACACCACACCTGCTGTTACCAGCCACATCTACCACACCACTGACACTACTTCCAAACTCTACAATGAAGGGGCCGACTGGGTAGGCGTGTGCTTTGCTACGTACAACGGGGTTTCGGCCGTGGCGGCTTTGCTGCTGCCTTTTATTGCCCGCGCTACCAGCCGCCGCTTCACGCACTTGCTATGCTTAGTAGCCGGCGGTTTGGGCCTCATTTCCATCTACTTCATTCAGGACCCCAAAATGCTGCTCGTGTCCATGATTGGGGTAGGCATTGCCTGGGCCTCCATCCTAAGCGTGCCCTACGCCATGCTGGCCGGCGCATTGCCCGCCAACAAAATGGGCTACTACATGGGCGTGTTCAACTTCTTCATTGTGATTCCGCAGGTAGTGGCAGGCCTGATTCTGGGCTTTTTCACCAAAACCGTATTCGGTGGCGAAGCGGTGTACACGCTGATTCTGGGTGGCGTTTCCATGATTATTTCGGGCCTGCTAACGCTGCGCGTGCACGACGCCGACGATATCCGCCTGCCCGCCGACGCCACCATCCAGACCAGCTCATCCGGCTACGACACGACCGTGGAATCCGACCCGCGCGTGTAA